Sequence from the Syntrophales bacterium genome:
ACGGCAGAGATTTTTTCCCTCACATCCTGCACGGCAAGGTCTATATCCCTTTCGAGGACAAATTCCACCACTACCACGGAATACCCCTCGGCGCTGGTAGAGGTGATGGTCTTCACGCCGTTGATCGTGTTCAGAGCCTCTTCGATCTTATCCGTAACGTCAACGTCCATGACCTCGGGAGATGCCCCCTTTAACCGCGTTACGACGTTGACGATAGGGAAGTCCACCCTGGGGAAGAGATCAACACCGATCTCCTGATAACTGACAATTCCAAGGACCACCAGGGCAAGGATGAGCATGGTGGCGAATACGGGCCGTTTAACGGATGTATCAGCGAGCCACATTGACCTTTACCCCCTCGGCAAGATTGTTCTGACCGACCACTACGACCATCTCCTTCCCTTGCAGCCCCTCGACAATCTCCAGCAACTCTCCATACTTCCTCCCGATTTTCACCTCCCTCTCCCGGGCACGATCACCCTCAACGATAAAGAGAGAGGTTTTTGCCTCTTCATAGAGGATGGATGTGATGGGAACAACAACGATATCCTTCAGGTCTCCGGTATATACGGTAACCTTTACAAAGAGTCCCGGCTTTAAAAGCCTGTGGCTATTGGGAACCTTGGCTTCCACCTGGAGGGTTCTCGTCCTTTCCTCCAGATTTGGATAAACGATACTCACCCTTCCCGCAAAGGCAATGTCGGGAATGGCATCTATCTTAAAGCTCACATCCTGACCGACCTTGATCTTTCCCACATCCTTTTCGTTGACGGTAAAATTGAGTTTCAGGGGATCAATACGAATAATCTCAAAGAGTGGTGTGCCATCTTTCACATAATCCCCGGCGGAAACCTTCTTCTCCTTGATGACACCATTAAGGGGCGAAGAGATACTTGTCTTGAGAAGTCTCTCCCCGGATAGGGAGAGGGTTGCCCTTGCCTTTTCCACCTCTGCCATGGCCAGAGACAATCTTGTGGATACATCGTCAAACTGCTGTTTCGTTACCAGTTCCTCTCTGTAGAGGGCTTCCTTTCGCTGATATTCCAGCCTCGTATTGGCAAGGGTTGCCTCCGCCTGCCTCAGGACAGCCTCCGCCCTCTTGACTTCCAGGCGGTAATCGGTATCGCTGACAGCGGCAAGGAGCATACCCTTAAAAACGTCTGTTCCCTCATCCACTCTGACACTTCTTAAAATTCCCCCGATTTCACTGCTTACCATAACGTCCTCGTCAGGGTTCAAGGTACCGATAGCCTCCACGAAAGGACGGAAAGCCTTCTTCTGGGCAGGCTGGATACGCACATTTATTGCCTTTTCTACCTTTTCGGTTGCCTCCTTCTTGCCACAGCCAGGAAGAAAAAACACGCAGATCAAGACAACACAGACACCTACGACTAACAACCGTTTCCCCATTTTTTAGCTACTCCTTTAAAACATAAAACATAAGTCATACGTCGTACGTCATATGTCATATGTCTTTTGACTTACGACTTATGACGTACGACGTACGACGTATGACGTATGACAGTTTTTAACAGCACCCCCGTTACCCTCTTCACCCTCAGAACAGACAGTTGATGGTTATAAACGGCCTCCGCCACCTTCCTCTCCGCCGAGACCAGCAACGTGTTTGCGTCCATCACATCAATGCTGTCGGCCAGTCCAAATTCGAATTGTTTTGATACGGCATAATAGTTGTCCCTGGCAAAGACAAGCTGATCCTCTAAGAATTTGAGAATCCCCTTCTGGGTAACGAGTTCCAGGTAGGCGCTTTCAACCTCTATCTGAATCGTCTTTTTCAGGTCTTCATAAAATAGTCCCGCCTGTCTCTCCTTTGCCTTTGCTTCTCTGACTTCCGCCCTTCTCAAGCCCCCCTCGAAGAGGGGAAAATCTAAAGATAACTCCCCGTAGGTACTTTCCTTAAGCAGGAACGGCGAGGCAGGATTCTGATCCGCCCCTTTATAAACCCCGGAAACAGAAAGCTCCGGCCAGTATGTCCCTTTTGCATACTGAATCTGCTGGCCGGCTATTTTCTTCTGACTCTCCAGGCTTTTAATCTCTACCCTTTCCGCCAAGGCTGTCTCTTGCAAGGAAGCTAAAGAAGAAATTTGCATCTCTTCGCGGGGAGCTTCCCGGAGTTGAAAGTCTCTGTTGATCCCCACAATTCTTGCCAGTACCGCCCTTGCCAGTTCCCATCCATTTTTTACCGTCAGTTGATCAGACCTGGCTCCGGAAAGCTCTCCCTCGGCCCGCAGGAGCACCGTCCTGGTTACCTCTCCCACCTTTAATCGCTTTTCCGCGGCATTTCTGTGCTTTGTAAGCCTCTCCAGGTTTGAATCGGCGATGTCCAGGATCTTTTTTGCCTTTAATACATCATAGTATGCACCGGCCACGGCAAACAGATACTCTTCTCTCGTGGCATAAAGATCGTAACTGTTTCTTACAATGTTTTCCTCTGCCATTTTGAGGCCAGTGAGTTCTCTCCCGCTTAAAGAGAAAGACTGTTCCAGCTTCATACCCCAGGCAGTTGCGAAATCAGGTTGAATTACGCCAAAGCCGGCTGACTTGTCCTCACTATACCTTGTGTAATTCCCGAATGCGGAAAGTCTGGGAATTAGAACAGAGAAGGCTTTTTCTTTACCTAATTTTGAGATATAGAGATTTTCCTCGGAAACTTTAATCTTCTCGGAACGTTGAAGGGCGATCCTGTAAAGATCATCGAGGGAATATTCTTCTGCAAAGGCGCATATTGGCGTAACAGCAACAGATAAGGCCATCAAAACGCCAATCACCAAACCAGATCTGCTCATTTTCTTACTCCTTAAACCCTGATCCCTGACCCCTGGTCCCCCTGACCTCCTTCATTTTTTACCCCACTCAGAAAAATGTCGAGAACAAAACCGACTTTACCGCTTAAGTGTGTATCTTTCGGGGCAACCAACCAGTTGAATGTAAACGAGTTGATCATACCCAGGAGGGCAAAGGCCATCGTTCCCTGTTCCATAACTTTTAAGTACCCTGCCCTAGTTCCTTCCTGCATGAGTTCTTCTACAAAATTGATATGACCCAGATAACTGCTGATCATTTTATCTTTCAGGAAGGTATTTCCCTCCGAGATGGCGGTGCCTTCCCACTGGATGAAGAGGGTGCAAAAATTTACGTTATTTTCCACAAAAGCAAAATGTGCCTTCACCAGGGCTTCGATTTTTTCTATAATACTTTCCGCGCTACCTACTTTCTCCCTGATTTCTGAATACATCATGTCCAGCTTTTCACTGACCATTGTGGTGTAAAGGCGTTCTTTCCCCTCAAAGAACTGATAGAGAGTGCCAATGGCAAAACCGGAGGCCTCGGCAATCTCTGCCATTGTTGTTTTGTAGAATCCCTTGGCGGCGAATATTTTTTCCGCCTCCTTCAGGATCTCCGCCCTCCGGAGATTGTATTCTCTCTCTTTTCTCTTTAATTTTTCCATACTTGAACCTATATTCAAATAATAGAATGAATATTGCAGATAATGAATTATAGTTCACATTAAAAAATTTCTTTGTCAAGAAAAAAGTAGGAGGGCCACACTCCGTCGTGGCCATTGAGATGGGTCAGGGATAAACCAGATAATAGAAAGGGATAAGGGGGGGGGAAGGGCGTGGTCTTGATGCTCCCCTGTCAGGACTTATTTCCTCCCCGCCTGCACTCATACATCATGATCGCCCCTGCCTGCGGCAGGCTGAGAGATTCTGCATCCCCCATCCCGGGGATGCACCACTGTTCATCAATCATATCTACGATTTGTTCCGACAGGCCATGACTTTCAGAACCCAGCAGGAGGGCCGTCCCCTCCGGGCAGGGATGGGGAGGAATGCCTATTCGGACATGGCTGCCGATAAGAGAATAGTGTTTCTTAATCCGGGGCAGAACCTCGATAAAATCAATCTCTGGAATGATAGTAAGATGAAAAACACTGCCCATGGAAGAGCGCACTACCCGGGAATTGGTAAAATCCACCGAATCGGCGCTGAGAATGACCGTTCTGATGCCGAACCAGTGGGCTGTCCGCATTATTGCGCCAAGATTATTGGGATTACGGATCTGATGCAGGAGCAGAAGATATCCCGCCTCCGGCGGAGACAACCCGGAGATATTGGCCGGACGGGGTATGTCAGCCAGGGCCATGATTCCTTCCGGCTCTTTATCCTGACTTAATTTTGACCATTGTCGCGCTGACAAAAGATAAATTTCTGCATTTTCTGGAATTGTGGATAAGAAAGCCTCCCAGCGTTCCCGTTTTTCCTCCATCACCAGGATCGCTTTTGTTTCCCAGGGGCTTTTGCTTTTCAATAACTCCTGAACAACCTTAAAGCCTTCCGCAAGAAATAAACCTTCCCGCTGACGATATTTAGCCAGCTCCAGTTTCTCCCAGAGTTTCAGTTGTGACTTTGAGGGTTTGCAAACCGTCAACCTTTACCTCGTTCCATGCCCTATTAATCTGAACTCCCTCCGGGGGGGGACTATCCAGAACGGTGTGACATCTTTTTTCTTAAGATTGCCTTGACCACCTCCATGGAGATAAATACAATGATGCCAAAGCCTAAGATGATTTCGAGATCAACAACTGAAGGTTTAAGTATTCCGAAGGCCTCGCGCACAGATGAAATCTGGACCAGAACAGCAATCAATATAATCTCCCATGCAAGGGCAATGAGGAGCCACTTGTGAGGAGGGGCTTTAAAGATGCTGTATTTCATCGAACGGAAGTTAAGGGCAATAATCAGTTCGATAAGTATGAACAGGAAGAAGATCTCTGTCCTCGCATGGGTGATATCCATGAGCTCATGGTAGAAGAGAAAGAAGAAGAAGGGAATTTCGATCAAAAGGGCCACTCCGATAAAGGCCCTCACATCCCAGGAAAATACACTTTCGCTGGGGTCTCTCGGTGGTCTCTGCATAATGTCCGGATCAGGGGGCGCTACGCCCAAGGCAAGTGCAGGGAGTCCATCCGTCGCCAGATTCATATACAATATGGCTGCAGGCAGGAGGGGTAAATATTCAGGCCCTGAAATGAGAACCACTCCCCCGATGACCACCACCTCTGTAATATTACACCTGAGGAGATAGGTGAGATATTTTTTTATATTATCATATATCCATCTGCCCAGCTCAATGGCCTTCACGATAGTGGCAAAGTTGTCATCATTCAAAACCATATCCGCTGCCTCTTTGGCTACTTCGGTACCGGAGATCCCCATGGCGATTCCGATATCGGCCTGCTTCAAGGCAGGGGCATCATTGACGCCGTCTCCGGTCATCGCCACCACTTCACCTTTACTCTGCCATGCCTTGACGATCTTTAGCTTATCCATCGGCGAAACCCGGGCATAGACGGTGACTTTATCAACGATCTTTTCAAACTCTTCGTCAGTCATCTTCTCTAATTCTTTACCGGTCAATACCCGATCGCCATCTTTATAGATGCCGATCTCCTTGGCGATGGCGACCGCTGTGAGCTTATGATCTCCTGTAATCATGATGGGTTTGATATGCACCTGCTTACACACATTGATGGCCTCGATGGCTTCTTCTCTGGGTGGATCGATCATTCCCACAAGACCAACAAAGATCATTTCTTTCTCAATGGCCTCTTCGGTATATTCTGCTTCCTCAGGCAGTTCCCTGTAAGCGACTCCGAGGCATCTCAATGCACCTCGGGTCATTTCCTCATTGATCTTAAAAATTTCGGTTCTCTCTTTTTCCGTCAGAGGTTTAACTCCATCCCCATCCATGATATAAGAACATCTTTCTAAAACCAACTCCGGAGCCCCTTTCATAAACCCCATTCTCTTACCATCCTGCCTTTGATGAATGGTTGTCATCCTCTTTCTCTCAGAACTGAAGGGGATCTCTTCTACTCTTGGATTTTGAAGTCTTACTTCAGTCTCATGTAAGCCTGCTTTGACCGCTGCGACAACAAGGGCGCCTTCGGTAGGATCTCCTTTAATCATCCATTTGCCTTCCTTCTCTTCTAAGATGGCATCGCTACAGAGGATACCTCCTTGAAGAAACATTTGTAAGGATTGATTGTTTTCAGCACGGATATCAGACCCTTTAAGCTCTCCCTTTGGTTCGTACCCAACACCCGTAACCTCTATTACCTTACCGCCCGTATATATTTTTCTTACAGTCATCTCTCCTTTCGTAAGAGTGCCTGTTTTGTCAGAACAGATCACTGTAGTACACCCAAGGGTTTCAACGGCAGGCATCTTCCGGATCAGGGCGTTCCTCTTTGCCATCTGATGCATACCTACGGCAAGGGCGCCTGTGACAATGGCTGCCAGCGCTTCAGGAACTGCTGCGACGGCGAGAGCGACTGTAAACATCACCATGGTGATGATGAAGGGGAGATCAATCTTGCCAACTAACATCTCCCTGACAATACTGATTCCAGCAACAAGGAAACAGATGCCAAGGGCGATGATGCCGAGCCATTTACCGATCTCTTTGGTCCTCTTTTCAAGGGGCGTCACCTCCGCCTTAACCGTCATCACTTCCTCAGCGATCTTTCCAAATTCTGTACTCATCCCTGTTGCTGTGACAACAGCCTTTCCTCTTCCGTAGGTCACGGTGGTCCCTGTGAAGACCATATTTTTTCTATCACCTACAGGCAATTCCAGAGGCAATGGCTTTATATCCTTGCCAATAGGCACAGACTCCCCCGTGAGAGGGGCTTCATCGCATCTTATGGAGTGGAGTTCCACCAGTCTCGCATCTGCCGGAATCTTATCTCCTGCCTCAAGGAGTAACATGTCCCCCGGAACGAGTTCTTTAGAAGGGACCTCTTCCTCTTTGCCTCCTCTTAAAACCGTGATGGTAGGGGAGAGCATCTTCTTTAATGCTTCGAGAGCCCGCTCTGCACGGTATTCCTGAATAAATCCCAGAACCGCACAGAAGACGACGATCACGGCAATGATCGCCGCATCCACAACTTCTCCAACAAGGGCTGAAAGTACGATGGCGATGATCAGGATAAGGATAAGGATGTTTTTAAGCTGGTTGAAGAAGAGGGTGAGGGGCGAGACTCTTCCCTCCTTCTTCAATTCATTGAGGCCATATTTCTCAAGGCGCCTTCTCGCTTCGTCTTCGGTTAAACCCTTATGGGTATCCGCATCCAGTTCCTTCAGTACCTGGGCTGCCTCGATGGAATGCCAGATTGCCTTTGATTGCAAATTCAACATATTGCCGTATCCTCCTCAAATAATCCCCATCCCCTTTAAAACAGAGAGCATCACCGCTGCTGCCATGACGGAACCTACCTGGCCGCCTGCATTGGCGCCCATGGCATGCATGAGGAGATGGTTCTGTTTGTTATACTTTAAACCTTCCTTCTGAACAACACGGGCGGACATGGGAAATGCCGAGATGCCTGCCGCCCCGATGAGGGGATTCACCTTGCCGCCGGAGACGACCATCATCAGCTTCCCAAAGAGAACTCCACAAACGGTATCAAGGCAGATAGCGAGAAAGCCCAACGCCAGAACAATCAGTGTTTCAGGTTTAAGAAAGGCCCTTCCATCCATGGTTGCGCCTATGGAAATCCCCAAGAACAGGGTGACGATGTTTGCTATCTCATTTTCCGAGGCCTTTGTCAGCCGACTCACCGCGCCGGACTCTTTCATCAGATTCCCTAACATGATCGTCCCGATAAGGGGCAAACCCATGGGGGCGATAAGACCGCCGAGCACTGTCATGACCAGGGGAAAGAGTATCTTGGTCGTCTGCGAGACAGGTTTAAGCCCTTTGCCGCTCATGACGATCACTCTCTCTTTGCTGGTAGTTAAAAGCCTCATGATGGGAGGTTGAATAACGGGAACAAGGGACATGTAGGAATAGGCGGCAACCGAAACCGCCCCCAGAAGATGGGGGGCGTATTTAGAGGAAACATAAATGGCGGTCGGACCATCACAGGCCCCGATGATGCCAATAGCGACAGCATCCAACTTTGAAAATCCCAAAACCAGGGCCAGGGCCAGGGTTAAAAAGATGCCAAATTGCCCCGCCGCCCCGAGTAGAAATGTCCTCGGATTCTGGAGAAGAGGGGTAAAATCGGTCATGGCGCCGATGCCAACAAAGATAAGAAGGGGAAATAACTCTGTGATTATACCCGCATCATAAATCGTCCTGAGAAATCCTTCCTCTTCCATCAGGCCGGCCAGGGGAATATTAACGAGGATGCAGCCAAATCCTATGGGGACAAGGAGCAAGGGTTCAAAGCCTTTTTTGATGCCCAGATAGAGAAGAATGCATCCGATCACTATCATTATCGGGTTGGACCAGTGGAGACTGACGAAACCTGCGCCGAGTCCCGACAGTCCGTTTATAACGGCCTCCAGCATGATTTATACCTCCTTGTTTACTTTGGTTCTTCTTCCTTATAGGGAAAAACCCTCGTAAGAAGACTCATGATAAGACTCATGATCCAGAGGGTTAAAATGGTCCCCCCCATCCCGACGATAATCATGGTAATGCCAAACGTAAAATTGTCCATCCTGAGGCACCTCCTGGTTCACGAAATTTCTTTTCCCAATCGCCATCACGTTTAAAAAGTGTTACCTTATATTTTAAAATGGATCCCACTGTCAAGACAAAGATGACTCCCTTCCTAAGCGAGTTTTTATTGAATTATTTTTTATTATGATTTACTGTATAGAGACTTCATTGTAGGGAACAGCTCCCTTACCCTGCCTACGGGGTGGGTGCTTGTAGGATGCACCCTCGTTATTCACCGGAAAACAGAAGGGATGACAGGAAGAAAGGTATGAATGATCAGATAACAAGCATAGAAATCACAGAGCTTGAAGAGAAACTCCTTATTCGCAAGGCACTGCTGGATATTACCAATCGCATCCATGCTGCTCAGAACATAAAACAGATTCTCGTAGATCTCAGAGAGGGCATTTTAAACCTCTTCAACGCCCATTCGCTTACCATCTATGTGGTAGACCAATTGAGGAATGAGATTTACTCCATGTTTCTTGCAGGGGCTCGGTTAAAGGAAATCAGGGTACCTATCGGCAATAAGAGCATTGCCGGATACGTGGCCAATACAGGAAAGATTGTTAACATAGCCGATGCCTATGACAAGGATGAACTAAAAAGTATAGATAAAGAACTTACCTTTGATTATAGCTGGGATAAAAAATCTGGTTTCAGAACCAGACAGATACTTGCCGCTCCCATTTTCCATAACAATA
This genomic interval carries:
- a CDS encoding sodium ion-translocating decarboxylase subunit beta gives rise to the protein MLEAVINGLSGLGAGFVSLHWSNPIMIVIGCILLYLGIKKGFEPLLLVPIGFGCILVNIPLAGLMEEEGFLRTIYDAGIITELFPLLIFVGIGAMTDFTPLLQNPRTFLLGAAGQFGIFLTLALALVLGFSKLDAVAIGIIGACDGPTAIYVSSKYAPHLLGAVSVAAYSYMSLVPVIQPPIMRLLTTSKERVIVMSGKGLKPVSQTTKILFPLVMTVLGGLIAPMGLPLIGTIMLGNLMKESGAVSRLTKASENEIANIVTLFLGISIGATMDGRAFLKPETLIVLALGFLAICLDTVCGVLFGKLMMVVSGGKVNPLIGAAGISAFPMSARVVQKEGLKYNKQNHLLMHAMGANAGGQVGSVMAAAVMLSVLKGMGII
- a CDS encoding TetR/AcrR family transcriptional regulator codes for the protein MEKLKRKEREYNLRRAEILKEAEKIFAAKGFYKTTMAEIAEASGFAIGTLYQFFEGKERLYTTMVSEKLDMMYSEIREKVGSAESIIEKIEALVKAHFAFVENNVNFCTLFIQWEGTAISEGNTFLKDKMISSYLGHINFVEELMQEGTRAGYLKVMEQGTMAFALLGMINSFTFNWLVAPKDTHLSGKVGFVLDIFLSGVKNEGGQGDQGSGIRV
- a CDS encoding efflux RND transporter periplasmic adaptor subunit produces the protein MGKRLLVVGVCVVLICVFFLPGCGKKEATEKVEKAINVRIQPAQKKAFRPFVEAIGTLNPDEDVMVSSEIGGILRSVRVDEGTDVFKGMLLAAVSDTDYRLEVKRAEAVLRQAEATLANTRLEYQRKEALYREELVTKQQFDDVSTRLSLAMAEVEKARATLSLSGERLLKTSISSPLNGVIKEKKVSAGDYVKDGTPLFEIIRIDPLKLNFTVNEKDVGKIKVGQDVSFKIDAIPDIAFAGRVSIVYPNLEERTRTLQVEAKVPNSHRLLKPGLFVKVTVYTGDLKDIVVVPITSILYEEAKTSLFIVEGDRAREREVKIGRKYGELLEIVEGLQGKEMVVVVGQNNLAEGVKVNVAR
- a CDS encoding RNA methyltransferase, whose product is MTVCKPSKSQLKLWEKLELAKYRQREGLFLAEGFKVVQELLKSKSPWETKAILVMEEKRERWEAFLSTIPENAEIYLLSARQWSKLSQDKEPEGIMALADIPRPANISGLSPPEAGYLLLLHQIRNPNNLGAIMRTAHWFGIRTVILSADSVDFTNSRVVRSSMGSVFHLTIIPEIDFIEVLPRIKKHYSLIGSHVRIGIPPHPCPEGTALLLGSESHGLSEQIVDMIDEQWCIPGMGDAESLSLPQAGAIMMYECRRGGNKS
- a CDS encoding cation-translocating P-type ATPase; this encodes MLNLQSKAIWHSIEAAQVLKELDADTHKGLTEDEARRRLEKYGLNELKKEGRVSPLTLFFNQLKNILILILIIAIVLSALVGEVVDAAIIAVIVVFCAVLGFIQEYRAERALEALKKMLSPTITVLRGGKEEEVPSKELVPGDMLLLEAGDKIPADARLVELHSIRCDEAPLTGESVPIGKDIKPLPLELPVGDRKNMVFTGTTVTYGRGKAVVTATGMSTEFGKIAEEVMTVKAEVTPLEKRTKEIGKWLGIIALGICFLVAGISIVREMLVGKIDLPFIITMVMFTVALAVAAVPEALAAIVTGALAVGMHQMAKRNALIRKMPAVETLGCTTVICSDKTGTLTKGEMTVRKIYTGGKVIEVTGVGYEPKGELKGSDIRAENNQSLQMFLQGGILCSDAILEEKEGKWMIKGDPTEGALVVAAVKAGLHETEVRLQNPRVEEIPFSSERKRMTTIHQRQDGKRMGFMKGAPELVLERCSYIMDGDGVKPLTEKERTEIFKINEEMTRGALRCLGVAYRELPEEAEYTEEAIEKEMIFVGLVGMIDPPREEAIEAINVCKQVHIKPIMITGDHKLTAVAIAKEIGIYKDGDRVLTGKELEKMTDEEFEKIVDKVTVYARVSPMDKLKIVKAWQSKGEVVAMTGDGVNDAPALKQADIGIAMGISGTEVAKEAADMVLNDDNFATIVKAIELGRWIYDNIKKYLTYLLRCNITEVVVIGGVVLISGPEYLPLLPAAILYMNLATDGLPALALGVAPPDPDIMQRPPRDPSESVFSWDVRAFIGVALLIEIPFFFFLFYHELMDITHARTEIFFLFILIELIIALNFRSMKYSIFKAPPHKWLLIALAWEIILIAVLVQISSVREAFGILKPSVVDLEIILGFGIIVFISMEVVKAILRKKMSHRSG
- a CDS encoding OadG-related small transporter subunit: MDNFTFGITMIIVGMGGTILTLWIMSLIMSLLTRVFPYKEEEPK
- a CDS encoding TolC family protein encodes the protein MSRSGLVIGVLMALSVAVTPICAFAEEYSLDDLYRIALQRSEKIKVSEENLYISKLGKEKAFSVLIPRLSAFGNYTRYSEDKSAGFGVIQPDFATAWGMKLEQSFSLSGRELTGLKMAEENIVRNSYDLYATREEYLFAVAGAYYDVLKAKKILDIADSNLERLTKHRNAAEKRLKVGEVTRTVLLRAEGELSGARSDQLTVKNGWELARAVLARIVGINRDFQLREAPREEMQISSLASLQETALAERVEIKSLESQKKIAGQQIQYAKGTYWPELSVSGVYKGADQNPASPFLLKESTYGELSLDFPLFEGGLRRAEVREAKAKERQAGLFYEDLKKTIQIEVESAYLELVTQKGILKFLEDQLVFARDNYYAVSKQFEFGLADSIDVMDANTLLVSAERKVAEAVYNHQLSVLRVKRVTGVLLKTVIRHTSYVVRHKS